A portion of the Sphingorhabdus pulchriflava genome contains these proteins:
- the groL gene encoding chaperonin GroEL (60 kDa chaperone family; promotes refolding of misfolded polypeptides especially under stressful conditions; forms two stacked rings of heptamers to form a barrel-shaped 14mer; ends can be capped by GroES; misfolded proteins enter the barrel where they are refolded when GroES binds), translated as MAAKDVKFGRDARERILRGVDILADAVKVTLGPKGRNVVIDKSFGAPRITKDGVTVAKEIELKDKFENMGAQMIREVASKANDAAGDGTTTATVLAQAIVREGMTSVAAGMNPMDLKRGIDLAVNTVIADLQKRSKPVADSSEIAQVGTISANGEAEIGEMISKAMDKVGKEGVITVEEAKGRESELDVVEGMQFDRGYLSPYFITNTEKMSVELDNPYILIHEKKLSSLQSMLPILEAVVQSGRPLLIIAEDIEGEALATLVVNKLRGGLKIAAVKAPGFGDRRKAMLEDIAILTAGEMVSEDLGIKLESVTLGMLGQAKRVTIDKDNTVIVDGAGDADAIKGRVEAIRAQIETTTSDYDKEKLQERLAKLAGGVAVIKVGGSTEVEVKERKDRVDDALHATRAAVEEGIVPGGGTALLYATKALEGLKGVNDDQTRGIDIVRKAIMAPVRQIAQNAGFDGAVVSGNLLRENDETQGFNASTDVYENLVAAGVIDPTKVVRTALQDAASVAGLLITTEAAISDAPEDKGAGGGMPGGMGGMGGMGGMDF; from the coding sequence ATGGCTGCTAAAGACGTAAAATTCGGCCGCGACGCGCGTGAGCGCATCCTGCGCGGCGTAGATATCCTCGCCGACGCGGTGAAGGTAACCCTCGGCCCCAAGGGCCGCAATGTCGTTATCGACAAAAGCTTCGGCGCACCCCGCATCACCAAGGACGGCGTCACCGTCGCCAAGGAAATCGAACTGAAAGACAAGTTCGAAAATATGGGTGCCCAGATGATCCGCGAAGTTGCCTCAAAGGCAAATGACGCGGCAGGTGACGGCACCACCACTGCAACCGTGCTTGCCCAAGCCATTGTTCGCGAAGGCATGACCTCGGTTGCTGCCGGCATGAACCCGATGGATCTGAAGCGTGGTATCGATCTGGCGGTAAACACTGTCATCGCTGACCTGCAAAAACGGTCAAAGCCCGTCGCAGATTCGTCTGAAATTGCTCAGGTCGGTACGATTTCTGCCAATGGCGAAGCTGAAATCGGTGAGATGATTTCGAAAGCCATGGACAAAGTCGGCAAAGAAGGCGTCATCACCGTTGAGGAAGCCAAAGGCCGTGAAAGCGAACTCGACGTTGTTGAAGGCATGCAGTTTGACCGCGGTTATCTGTCGCCTTACTTCATCACCAACACCGAAAAAATGTCGGTTGAACTGGATAACCCCTACATCCTGATCCATGAAAAGAAGCTGTCGTCGCTGCAGTCGATGCTTCCGATTTTGGAAGCGGTTGTGCAATCGGGTCGTCCTCTGCTGATTATCGCAGAAGACATCGAAGGCGAAGCGCTGGCTACCCTCGTCGTCAACAAGCTGCGTGGCGGCCTGAAGATCGCTGCCGTTAAGGCCCCTGGCTTCGGCGATCGCCGTAAAGCGATGCTCGAAGATATCGCGATCCTGACTGCTGGTGAAATGGTCAGCGAAGATCTGGGCATCAAGCTTGAATCGGTCACTTTGGGTATGCTTGGTCAGGCCAAGCGCGTCACCATCGATAAAGACAACACTGTTATCGTCGATGGCGCTGGCGATGCCGATGCGATCAAGGGCCGCGTTGAAGCGATCCGTGCGCAGATCGAAACCACCACTTCCGACTATGACAAAGAAAAGCTGCAAGAACGTCTGGCGAAACTCGCTGGTGGTGTTGCCGTTATCAAGGTCGGTGGTTCGACCGAAGTCGAAGTGAAAGAACGCAAAGACCGCGTTGACGATGCGCTGCACGCAACCCGCGCAGCCGTTGAAGAAGGCATCGTCCCCGGTGGCGGTACCGCACTTCTTTATGCAACCAAAGCGTTGGAAGGCCTCAAGGGCGTAAATGACGACCAGACTCGCGGTATCGATATCGTGCGTAAGGCGATCATGGCACCTGTGCGTCAAATCGCGCAGAATGCCGGCTTTGACGGCGCGGTTGTCTCGGGCAATTTGCTTCGCGAAAATGACGAAACACAGGGCTTCAACGCATCGACCGATGTGTATGAAAATCTGGTTGCCGCTGGCGTTATCGATCCGACCAAGGTTGTCCGTACCGCGTTGCAAGACGCAGCATCGGTGGCTGGCCTGCTGATCACCACCGAAGCAGCGATCTCTGACGCTCCTGAAGACAAGGGCGCCGGTGGCGGAATGCCCGGCGGTATGGGTGGCATGGGCGGAATGGGCGGCATGGACTTCTAA
- the pstA gene encoding phosphate ABC transporter permease PstA, with translation MSNWQSPEATARLNKRYAAERRFKLLGLAAIVLSMLFLAVLLFTMLKNGISGIDWSFLSGSDSTDPSTAGVWSAVKGSILTMLVTLALAFPMGVLAAIYLEEFAPRSRWVDWIEVSINNLAAVPSIIFGLLGLAVFIQFLQLPRSSPLVGGMTLALMTMPVIVISGRNAIQAVPPSIRDAALAVGASKVQTVFHHVLPLALPGILTGTIIGMARALGETAPLLMIGMRAFVSTPPGSVTDPSSVLPMQIFLWSDEVDQGFVQNTSAAIIVLLFVLIAMNGVAIYLRNKFETRW, from the coding sequence ATGAGTAACTGGCAATCCCCCGAAGCGACCGCACGCCTCAACAAGCGCTATGCCGCCGAGCGCCGTTTCAAACTGCTTGGCCTGGCTGCCATCGTTTTGTCGATGCTGTTCCTGGCCGTGTTGCTGTTCACGATGCTTAAAAACGGCATCTCCGGGATCGACTGGTCATTCCTCTCAGGATCGGATTCAACCGATCCATCAACCGCAGGCGTGTGGAGTGCGGTAAAGGGCTCCATATTGACGATGCTGGTAACGCTGGCGCTAGCTTTCCCGATGGGCGTGTTGGCCGCTATATATCTTGAGGAATTTGCCCCGCGTTCGCGGTGGGTCGATTGGATTGAGGTATCAATCAACAATCTGGCCGCGGTCCCTTCAATCATCTTCGGGCTTCTGGGTCTAGCCGTTTTCATCCAGTTTTTGCAACTGCCCCGATCCTCACCGCTGGTGGGCGGGATGACCTTGGCATTGATGACAATGCCGGTCATTGTCATCTCCGGACGCAACGCCATTCAAGCGGTTCCGCCGTCGATCCGCGATGCGGCGCTCGCTGTCGGAGCAAGCAAGGTCCAGACAGTATTTCACCACGTCCTGCCGCTGGCACTGCCGGGCATATTGACTGGTACAATTATCGGCATGGCACGTGCGTTGGGTGAAACTGCGCCGCTGCTGATGATTGGCATGCGTGCGTTTGTATCAACTCCGCCGGGAAGTGTTACCGATCCGTCGTCGGTATTGCCGATGCAGATATTCCTGTGGTCGGACGAAGTCGATCAGGGCTTTGTCCAGAACACATCTGCAGCGATTATTGTGCTATTATTCGTGCTGATCGCCATGAACGGCGTCGCCATCTACCTCCGCAACAAGTTCGAGACCCGTTGGTAA
- the pstC gene encoding phosphate ABC transporter permease subunit PstC, with the protein MPISFVLICVFGLGAIAWAIARARSAHFAPVSGKLKLALPSHYGVYAAIWAIVPALIIAWLWSLISPGLVHGAILADPAAAQLPAFEFERNTILNEAFALAQNPDAFASSPIAQQLAPAIAAAQTKFGWIGAALSMLAAFAGMAFGYTRVKAGFPARTKIERIVLGALLLASFVAVITTVGIIASLIFESARFFSMVSPIDFLFGTNWTPDTMSSPTSDMGDDLGAVPLFWGTFFIGAVIAMIVAIPFGLMSAIYLTQYASPRARSILKPMLEILAGIPTVVYGYFAALTAAPFIRDLANAIGITNASTESALAAGLVMGVMIIPFVSSMADDSIAAVPQAMRDGSLAMGATTSETIKKVLIPAALPGIVAGIMLAISRAIGETMIVYMAAGASANLSANPFERMTTVTYQIAALLTGEGSFDHPTTLSAFALGLVLFIVTLILNIIALRVVKRFREAYE; encoded by the coding sequence ATGCCAATATCCTTTGTTTTGATTTGTGTATTTGGCCTGGGCGCTATCGCCTGGGCCATCGCACGTGCACGTTCGGCGCATTTCGCGCCGGTTTCGGGCAAGCTGAAACTGGCATTGCCTAGCCACTATGGTGTGTATGCGGCAATCTGGGCGATTGTTCCTGCACTGATTATCGCATGGCTATGGTCGCTAATTTCACCGGGACTGGTTCATGGAGCAATCCTTGCGGACCCTGCAGCGGCGCAACTTCCGGCCTTCGAGTTCGAACGCAACACCATTTTGAACGAAGCTTTTGCGTTGGCTCAAAATCCTGACGCGTTTGCCTCTAGCCCAATAGCCCAGCAGCTGGCCCCAGCCATCGCTGCAGCACAGACCAAGTTCGGCTGGATCGGCGCCGCACTCTCGATGTTGGCTGCATTTGCCGGCATGGCTTTCGGTTATACGCGGGTCAAAGCCGGATTCCCCGCGCGCACGAAAATCGAACGGATCGTACTGGGTGCATTGCTGCTCGCCTCCTTCGTCGCCGTTATCACGACAGTCGGCATCATCGCCTCACTGATATTTGAATCCGCGCGCTTCTTTTCGATGGTTAGCCCAATCGATTTTCTGTTCGGCACCAACTGGACCCCCGACACAATGTCCTCGCCGACATCGGACATGGGAGACGATCTAGGAGCCGTACCGCTTTTTTGGGGTACTTTCTTCATCGGTGCAGTGATCGCTATGATTGTTGCGATTCCCTTTGGATTGATGAGCGCAATCTATCTGACGCAATATGCTAGCCCGCGCGCGCGCAGCATTTTGAAGCCAATGCTGGAAATCCTCGCCGGGATACCGACGGTGGTTTATGGCTATTTTGCAGCGTTGACCGCTGCCCCGTTCATTCGCGATCTGGCCAATGCCATCGGCATCACCAATGCATCGACCGAAAGCGCGCTGGCCGCGGGTCTGGTGATGGGCGTGATGATCATTCCTTTCGTTTCATCGATGGCCGACGACAGCATCGCCGCCGTTCCACAGGCGATGCGCGACGGGTCACTCGCCATGGGTGCGACCACTTCGGAAACGATCAAAAAGGTTCTTATCCCGGCCGCGTTACCAGGTATCGTCGCGGGCATCATGCTGGCAATCAGCCGCGCGATTGGCGAAACCATGATCGTTTACATGGCGGCTGGGGCTTCAGCCAATCTGTCTGCCAATCCCTTCGAACGCATGACGACGGTAACGTACCAGATCGCAGCCCTTCTGACCGGCGAAGGTAGCTTTGACCATCCGACCACATTGTCGGCGTTCGCCCTCGGGTTGGTGCTGTTCATCGTCACGCTCATCCTCAACATCATCGCACTGCGCGTCGTGAAGCGCTTCCGGGAGGCTTATGAGTAA
- the pstB gene encoding phosphate ABC transporter ATP-binding protein PstB → MSENSTLKISARDVNVFYGDKQAIRDVSIDIATEHVTAFIGPSGCGKSTFLRTLNRMNDTIAGCRIDGEIKLDGEDIYSSGMDVVQLRARVGMVFQKPNPFPKSIYENVAYGPRIHGLAASKADMDAIVEKSLRRAGLWDEVKDRLNDAGTALSGGQQQRLCIARAIAVSPEVILMDEPCSALDPIATARIEELIDDLKGRYAIVIVTHSMQQAARVSQRTAFFHLGSMVEYGETSTIFTNPREERTKDYITGRYG, encoded by the coding sequence ATGTCAGAAAACTCCACGCTCAAAATTTCCGCGCGCGACGTCAATGTCTTCTATGGCGACAAGCAAGCGATCCGCGACGTCTCGATCGATATTGCGACCGAGCATGTGACGGCCTTTATTGGTCCGTCGGGTTGCGGCAAATCGACTTTCCTGCGGACGCTGAACCGTATGAACGACACCATCGCCGGATGCCGCATTGATGGCGAAATCAAGCTCGACGGTGAAGACATCTACTCTAGCGGAATGGACGTGGTGCAGTTGCGCGCGCGCGTCGGCATGGTTTTCCAGAAACCGAACCCCTTCCCCAAGTCGATCTATGAAAATGTCGCATACGGCCCACGCATTCATGGACTCGCCGCCAGCAAGGCAGACATGGACGCGATTGTGGAAAAATCGTTGCGTCGCGCAGGCCTGTGGGACGAAGTCAAGGACCGTTTGAACGATGCGGGCACAGCATTGTCAGGCGGCCAGCAACAACGACTCTGCATTGCGCGTGCCATCGCTGTTAGTCCTGAAGTCATCCTGATGGATGAGCCCTGCTCGGCGCTCGACCCGATCGCCACCGCTCGTATCGAAGAGCTCATCGATGATCTGAAGGGCCGTTACGCCATCGTAATCGTGACTCACTCGATGCAACAGGCAGCGCGCGTCTCGCAGCGCACCGCCTTTTTCCATCTGGGTTCGATGGTCGAATATGGCGAAACCTCAACCATCTTCACCAACCCGCGCGAAGAGCGCACCAAAGACTATATCACCGGTCGTTACGGATAA
- a CDS encoding potassium transporter Kup — protein sequence MHDTHSGSVDSQDIHKHSLAALTIGAIGVVFGDIGTSPLYAFREALHHSSTSGIQEAAIFGVLSLALWSLILVVTVKYVIFLMRADNDGEGGVLALLALAGRGIGGRKGAVLALGAVGAALFYGDAIITPALSVLSAVEGTKTIPGIGENISEQVIINITLVILIALFAIQFRGTAAVSKLFGPICVVWFLAIGGLGAMHISDYPSILGALSPHHAVSFLTSNGMIGLIVLGSVFLTVTGAEALTADMGHFGRFPIRLAWFALVFPALALNYFGQGAFAMAALREAQAAGIALETRDWFFLMSPEFLRVPLIILAGLATIIASQAVITGAYSLTQQAIQLGLLPRMKIVQTSPGSSGQIYIPAINWMLLLGVWLLVVQFRNSSSMASAYGIAVTGTMVVTTCLAFVVVHKLWKWSLAKSLLVIVPFLTIDFIFFGANILRVVDGGWVPLAVGAFICLIIWIWVRGKRVIDEKENEGTMTLAELAATLAKRPPSRVDGTAVYLSANPDGVPGTILHNLKHNRVLHARNLVLTVRTSGVPHVPADQRAEYTIVNEDFARVILRYGFMDTPDVPNDLAAAIPKGMDKLNPMTTSYFVGRNVLSASKDEGLPIWQDMILIFLQRNAYNPAEFFQIPSNRIVALGAQLVV from the coding sequence ATGCATGATACGCATTCGGGTTCAGTTGATTCTCAAGACATTCACAAACATTCGCTCGCGGCCCTCACCATTGGCGCCATTGGGGTGGTTTTCGGTGATATCGGAACCAGCCCGCTATACGCCTTTCGAGAAGCGCTGCATCACTCGTCGACCAGCGGCATTCAGGAAGCGGCGATATTTGGCGTCCTCAGCCTCGCGCTCTGGTCGCTGATCCTCGTCGTCACGGTCAAATATGTAATCTTCCTGATGCGTGCCGACAATGACGGCGAAGGCGGTGTGCTTGCACTCTTGGCGCTTGCCGGTCGCGGCATTGGTGGGCGCAAAGGCGCGGTATTGGCGCTCGGTGCCGTGGGTGCTGCGCTGTTTTATGGCGACGCTATCATCACGCCTGCGCTCTCGGTTCTCTCGGCAGTTGAGGGCACGAAGACCATCCCCGGCATCGGCGAGAATATCTCCGAACAAGTCATCATCAATATCACGCTGGTGATCCTCATCGCGCTGTTTGCCATTCAATTTCGCGGAACGGCTGCCGTCTCCAAACTGTTCGGCCCGATCTGCGTCGTCTGGTTTCTGGCCATCGGCGGATTGGGCGCGATGCACATCTCGGATTACCCAAGCATTTTGGGCGCACTTTCGCCGCACCATGCCGTTTCTTTCCTCACCAGCAACGGGATGATCGGGCTGATCGTTCTTGGCTCTGTCTTTCTGACCGTTACCGGTGCCGAGGCGCTGACCGCGGACATGGGCCATTTCGGTCGTTTCCCTATTCGACTGGCCTGGTTTGCTTTGGTGTTCCCTGCACTGGCACTAAACTATTTTGGTCAGGGCGCCTTTGCCATGGCAGCGTTGCGTGAGGCACAGGCGGCAGGTATAGCGTTGGAAACGCGCGACTGGTTCTTCCTGATGTCGCCGGAATTTCTGCGCGTCCCGCTCATCATTCTGGCGGGGCTTGCAACGATTATCGCGAGCCAAGCCGTAATCACCGGCGCCTATTCGTTGACCCAGCAAGCCATTCAGCTTGGGCTGCTTCCGCGCATGAAAATTGTTCAAACGTCGCCGGGCAGCTCTGGTCAAATTTACATTCCGGCGATCAACTGGATGCTCTTGCTGGGCGTTTGGCTGCTGGTCGTGCAGTTCCGCAATTCGTCGTCCATGGCCTCGGCTTATGGCATTGCGGTAACTGGCACGATGGTCGTTACGACGTGCCTCGCCTTTGTCGTGGTGCACAAGCTTTGGAAATGGAGTCTCGCAAAGTCGCTGCTGGTGATTGTTCCGTTCCTGACGATCGACTTTATCTTCTTCGGTGCCAATATCCTCCGTGTTGTTGATGGCGGTTGGGTACCTTTGGCGGTCGGTGCATTCATCTGCCTGATCATCTGGATCTGGGTGCGCGGCAAGCGTGTAATCGACGAAAAAGAGAATGAAGGGACGATGACGCTGGCCGAACTCGCCGCAACGCTGGCCAAGCGCCCGCCGTCGCGGGTTGATGGGACAGCTGTTTATCTCTCAGCCAATCCGGACGGCGTGCCGGGTACAATCCTGCACAATCTGAAACACAATCGTGTACTGCACGCCCGCAATCTGGTGCTGACGGTTCGCACGTCGGGCGTGCCGCATGTGCCAGCCGACCAGCGCGCGGAATATACAATCGTGAACGAAGACTTCGCGCGCGTGATCCTTCGCTATGGATTCATGGATACGCCTGATGTGCCGAATGATCTGGCGGCCGCAATCCCCAAAGGCATGGACAAGCTTAACCCGATGACGACAAGCTATTTTGTCGGGCGCAACGTGCTGTCGGCATCAAAGGACGAAGGTTTGCCCATCTGGCAGGATATGATCCTCATTTTCCTGCAGCGAAATGCCTATAATCCCGCGGAATTTTTTCAGATTCCCTCGAACCGGATTGTTGCACTAGGCGCGCAACTGGTGGTTTGA
- a CDS encoding rRNA large subunit pseudouridine synthase E: MSRLILFNKPYGVLSQFTDRGSDGARATLSDHIKVPYVYPAGRLDRDSEGLLLLTDDGKLQARITEPKFKMPKTYLVQIEGDIDDAALRQLHNGVLLKDGLTLPAEAEHIDEPQLWPRNPPVRFRKSVPDCWIKLTISEGRNRQVRRMTAAVGFPTLRLVRWSIGDWTVEGLAPGEWRKIQV, translated from the coding sequence ATGTCCCGGCTGATCCTGTTCAACAAGCCCTATGGTGTGCTGTCGCAATTCACCGACCGTGGCAGCGACGGAGCGCGGGCGACGCTTTCGGATCACATCAAGGTGCCGTACGTCTATCCTGCAGGCAGGCTTGATCGCGATAGCGAAGGTCTATTGCTGCTGACCGACGATGGAAAACTGCAGGCGCGGATAACAGAACCGAAGTTCAAGATGCCCAAAACCTATCTGGTGCAGATCGAGGGCGACATTGACGATGCAGCACTTCGGCAGTTGCACAACGGCGTGCTGCTGAAGGACGGCCTGACCCTGCCTGCGGAGGCTGAGCACATCGATGAACCGCAACTATGGCCGCGCAATCCGCCTGTCCGCTTTCGCAAATCGGTGCCCGATTGCTGGATCAAGCTGACCATAAGTGAAGGGCGCAACCGGCAGGTGCGGCGGATGACTGCGGCGGTTGGGTTTCCCACACTTCGGCTGGTGCGCTGGTCGATAGGCGACTGGACAGTTGAGGGGCTTGCGCCGGGGGAATGGCGCAAAATCCAGGTTTAG
- a CDS encoding substrate-binding domain-containing protein, whose product MRKWGLIAMASATALTVSACGGSGSGGSENRDFLRVVGSSTVYPFATAVSEATAKANPDMKSPVIESTGTGAGMKLFCGGVGAQHPDIEMASRRIKKSEFEDCVKNGVKDIIEVQVGLDGIAFAEATAGPEMKLTPEDVYKALAANPFGKPQAAKNWSDVNPALPAIPIVVYGPPSTSGTRDALAELILTKGCETDPAMKALKDSDKDKHKDLCTKVRTDGAYVEQGENDNLIVQKIAANPKAIGIFGFSFLEENMTKIKGIPMSGVMPTYASVSDFSYPGARPLYLYVKAAHVKAIKSVTPFLNEFAKAWGTDGYLKAKGMVVAPEDVRTKNADIVSKMTLMDASGLK is encoded by the coding sequence ATGCGTAAATGGGGTCTTATCGCAATGGCGTCTGCCACTGCTCTTACAGTTTCAGCATGCGGCGGCAGCGGCTCGGGTGGCAGTGAAAATCGCGACTTCCTGCGCGTTGTCGGCTCGTCGACCGTATATCCTTTCGCAACCGCAGTTTCTGAAGCGACTGCGAAAGCCAATCCCGACATGAAGTCACCGGTGATCGAATCGACCGGCACTGGTGCAGGCATGAAGTTGTTCTGCGGCGGTGTGGGAGCCCAACACCCCGATATCGAAATGGCTTCGCGCCGAATTAAGAAGTCAGAATTTGAAGATTGCGTCAAAAACGGAGTAAAGGACATCATAGAGGTCCAGGTCGGTCTTGACGGTATCGCCTTTGCCGAAGCCACCGCAGGCCCCGAAATGAAGCTGACACCCGAAGACGTCTATAAGGCGCTCGCCGCCAATCCGTTCGGCAAGCCGCAGGCGGCGAAAAACTGGAGCGATGTAAATCCTGCGCTTCCAGCCATCCCCATCGTCGTTTACGGCCCGCCGTCGACTTCGGGCACCCGCGATGCGCTCGCCGAATTGATCCTGACCAAGGGCTGTGAAACCGACCCTGCCATGAAGGCGCTGAAAGACAGTGACAAGGATAAACACAAGGATCTGTGCACCAAGGTGCGCACCGATGGTGCCTATGTCGAGCAGGGCGAAAACGACAACCTGATCGTGCAGAAGATCGCCGCCAACCCGAAAGCTATCGGCATTTTCGGCTTCTCTTTCCTCGAAGAGAACATGACAAAAATCAAAGGCATTCCGATGTCGGGCGTCATGCCAACTTATGCCAGCGTTTCGGATTTCTCCTATCCAGGCGCACGCCCACTTTACCTTTACGTAAAAGCGGCCCATGTGAAGGCAATCAAGTCGGTTACGCCGTTCCTTAACGAATTTGCGAAGGCATGGGGTACCGATGGCTATCTGAAAGCCAAGGGTATGGTTGTCGCTCCCGAAGATGTCCGCACAAAAAATGCTGACATTGTCTCGAAAATGACATTGATGGATGCCAGCGGCCTGAAATAA
- a CDS encoding rhomboid family intramembrane serine protease, protein MAKRISVLAAICALMIALHILNLALGGALLSFGIDPRNAESAYTIFTAPWLHADFGHLFGNLASFIVLAAICLLNGIRYFLKASLLIIMITGALVWLLARDNIHIGASGWIFGLWSLVIALAWFDRSWRNIAISLAVTFFYGGMVFGVLPVDSYISFESHLFGALSGVIAAALLSKEPRQLASSVQNTGELKFWS, encoded by the coding sequence ATGGCAAAACGCATTTCAGTTCTGGCAGCGATATGCGCACTGATGATTGCGTTGCATATATTGAACCTCGCGCTGGGTGGCGCATTGCTTAGCTTTGGTATCGACCCGCGGAATGCGGAAAGTGCTTACACTATTTTCACTGCCCCATGGCTGCATGCGGACTTCGGCCATCTTTTTGGAAATCTCGCTTCCTTCATCGTGCTTGCGGCGATTTGTCTGCTCAATGGAATCCGCTATTTTCTAAAAGCCAGTCTGCTGATCATTATGATCACCGGCGCGCTCGTCTGGTTGCTGGCACGCGATAACATCCATATTGGCGCAAGCGGCTGGATCTTCGGGCTTTGGAGTCTTGTCATCGCGCTGGCCTGGTTTGATCGCAGCTGGCGGAACATAGCTATCAGTTTGGCGGTGACATTCTTCTACGGCGGCATGGTCTTTGGCGTGCTGCCGGTCGATAGCTATATTTCCTTTGAATCGCATCTGTTCGGCGCGCTGTCGGGCGTGATTGCAGCCGCCCTGTTATCCAAAGAACCCCGTCAGCTTGCGTCTTCCGTGCAAAACACTGGCGAACTGAAATTCTGGTCTTGA
- the phoB gene encoding phosphate regulon transcriptional regulator PhoB has product MTPKILIVEDEPALAELLSWNFESAGFAVQQTADGEEALLLAQEFGPDIIILDWMIEQLPGIEVCRRLRRGKETAAIPIIMLTARGEEEDRIRGLETGADDYITKPFSPRELRARVEAVLRRTRPAVTGSTLVVGDLELDPIAVRVRRDGAQIALGPTEFRLLRHFMERPGRAQSRSQLLDAVWGHDSDIELRTVDVHIRRLRSAIEVAGKGDPIRTIRSVGYALDG; this is encoded by the coding sequence ATGACCCCAAAAATCCTGATTGTCGAGGATGAACCGGCGCTTGCCGAATTGCTTTCGTGGAATTTTGAAAGCGCTGGATTTGCCGTCCAGCAAACTGCGGATGGCGAAGAAGCGCTCTTGCTAGCACAGGAGTTCGGACCTGACATTATCATCCTCGACTGGATGATCGAGCAATTGCCCGGCATTGAAGTTTGCCGGCGCCTTCGCCGCGGCAAGGAAACCGCTGCAATCCCGATCATCATGCTGACTGCGCGCGGTGAAGAAGAAGACCGAATTCGCGGCCTCGAAACTGGTGCTGACGACTATATCACCAAACCCTTCTCTCCGCGTGAACTGCGGGCGCGGGTAGAGGCCGTCCTGCGCAGGACACGTCCTGCGGTTACCGGCAGCACGCTCGTGGTGGGCGATCTTGAGCTTGATCCGATTGCAGTGCGGGTAAGGCGTGACGGCGCGCAAATTGCACTGGGCCCCACAGAATTCCGTCTGCTCCGCCATTTCATGGAACGTCCCGGCAGGGCCCAGTCGCGCAGCCAGCTGCTCGATGCGGTTTGGGGGCATGATAGCGATATCGAATTGCGCACCGTCGACGTCCATATCCGCCGCCTGCGCAGCGCGATTGAAGTTGCTGGCAAGGGCGATCCCATCCGCACGATCCGCTCGGTCGGCTACGCACTTGATGGCTAA
- the phoU gene encoding phosphate signaling complex protein PhoU — MAENHTVKAFDEDISKLRGLIAEMGGLAEVAIADAVDALSRRDEAKAQLVVAADAKLDALEAEVDQLAIRIIALRAPMADDLRDVIAALKISGVVERIGDYAKNIAKRVKELNSKGSIEPLTLIPAMADIAQGMVRDVLNAYAARDSQLAMEVIARDEKLDNFYNSLFRNLVSHMMENPATISTAAHLLFVARNLERIGDHATNVAEMVYYAATGSYFTDRTVQVRIEDDE, encoded by the coding sequence ATGGCAGAAAACCATACCGTCAAAGCATTCGACGAGGATATCAGCAAGCTGCGCGGCCTGATCGCCGAAATGGGCGGCTTAGCCGAGGTCGCCATTGCAGATGCCGTCGACGCCCTCAGCCGCCGCGACGAAGCCAAGGCTCAACTGGTGGTTGCTGCGGATGCCAAGCTTGACGCGCTGGAAGCAGAAGTCGACCAACTCGCTATTCGCATCATCGCACTACGCGCGCCGATGGCCGATGATCTTCGGGACGTGATTGCCGCATTAAAAATATCCGGTGTCGTCGAACGTATCGGAGACTATGCCAAGAACATCGCAAAGCGTGTGAAAGAATTGAATTCAAAAGGCTCGATCGAGCCTTTGACACTGATCCCTGCGATGGCAGATATCGCCCAAGGCATGGTGCGAGATGTGCTGAATGCTTATGCTGCGCGCGATTCCCAGCTGGCGATGGAAGTGATTGCACGCGACGAGAAACTAGACAATTTCTACAACAGTCTTTTCCGGAATCTGGTGTCGCACATGATGGAAAATCCAGCCACCATCAGCACAGCTGCGCATTTACTATTTGTTGCCCGCAATCTGGAGCGGATCGGCGACCATGCAACCAACGTTGCCGAGATGGTCTATTATGCGGCCACCGGAAGCTATTTCACCGACCGTACAGTCCAGGTTCGCATCGAGGATGACGAATGA